The DNA window TTTACGATAATTAGCGACGCTATATTAATCTCATGACGATGAACGCAATTTTCACATCTTGAGCGTCATTACGCATCAGCGTAGATACCGCACGTAAAGAGTGCACGTAAATGCGTTTCGTGTCGCATCATAATTTCTTAATGAAGATCATCGCCAAGGCGAGAGAAGACTCCGTCACGCCCTTCGAGGAAAGAAAATGTCAGATCATTCCCATTCGATCGAGACCACGCGTCGGACAATTGAATGAAGCAATTTGTTTACACACCGACATAGAAAACGACGACGATTTCGTCACGAAAAACGTTTTATCGTATAACGTTTTACAAGGAGGGAGCACGCCCACGTTAACATTTCCCACAAACGGAATGCGAGCGCGTTCccataattcatttttatgcaACGCGCCGACCcgtacggcgcggcgcggctctTTATCGATCGCAGCCTGGAAAAGTATGATCCCGTTATACGATTGCCGGGCCTATCATACACATTTTCAACATCACTTTCGAGGACATCCACTTTCCGGTCCACGAGCCGCGttcacgtcgtcgtcgcgcaaCCCTAATCGATTCAACGAAGGCGCGAACATGTTTTTCCGTATGTACGTGCACCATGCGCGAGAATCGTGTCGAAAATAACGGGAGCGGGAGACACGGTCATAAAAACAACGAATGTAAgtcctataaaaattattggtcGGTTACTTGGCTGCCAACTGTTTTCTGCATTCTAAGTATTACTGATTATTCAAGTAAATGTTAACGGTGGAATTTATATTAAGTCTCTTTCTTCGAGAGACTGAAGCCAATACATTCGCGGCGTGGGAATTATCGATATCGTCTATAAAGATATACATCGGGAGATAAATGTCATAGAAAACGAAAAACAATTTCTGCCTTGATTTACGCTTCGCGGACTGTCCACGCTTTGCGTCTTAATTCCTCAGCTGCTAGTTCTCAAAATAGCCTTGAACTACTTCAAAACAGTCGCAAATGTGATTCAGTAGCAAGGCTTTACGGAGCCATTAATATAGGCTGGAGAGGGCACTTTGCTTCTCTCGTGATTTTTAGAGATAGAGATGTAAGTTTGATATaccgagataaaaattaagagaatttGATTAAAGCAAGAAATCatgagaacaaaaataaataaaaaagacaaatataGAAACCTATGGTgtaaaaacgaaatattcaTGATTAATTGAAGATTGATGCTGAGTATTACAAGCTTACCGCATATGTGTGGCTCATGTATTATAGATCGTAAATCAACAAAACGTGGAAAGGAAACGATCAATAGACAGCCTTGATCCGTTTAAGAACAATTACCCAACCGAATGCGCTCGCTCGGCGAGAGAAAATTGCAACACTTATGTTGGGTTCTCACCACACTGCTCGTCTAAGTTTTGCAACGCCGACGCTTCTTCGCGATTTACGTAATTCGCGATGCGTGATGGCCTTTTTCCTTAATGTATCAGACGACTCATCGGGGCCATCGATACTCCTCAGGCGAGCAAACCGAACTATATTTACCTCGAACGTGCGTGATTAGTCGCGCAAGTGCACTGTGGAAAGAAAGTCATGAAACTCATGACATCGATCCACGTTTCCCGATGATTTTTACGTTCTCATTAACAAGATCGCTCTTTTATGCGTTTTAGGAATATTATTGGCTCACGCCGCCTCCGCAGCACTCAAGACCAGgccaaaatttaaaattgcgaCAACTTCCACGTCAACGACGACCACCACGACCGAGGAGCCTCACGTGGAAGAAAATGATCAAGTAAATTCGGAGGTATGCGAAGAAAACAATCATATTTAGAATAGATCGCAAAATAGtacgattaattaaatgttatctAATAGCTTTTAAAgcaataattgtataaatccTGATATTGTGTTTTCAAATTTAAGACGATTACGATCAATTTTGCATTATCTCGAACCGACATACGGTcctaaatcaataattataatcaaaataattttagtaatttcAATCTTTGATATTATAGACAGGAGTAAAAAATATGCTTCATGTACTTCCTGCACGTTTCAATGAAAACGATTAAACCAAAATTATACCAATATCATCCTTGTTCCAAATCGTGCGATCGTGTTGTTCAGGTGGCACGACGTAGGCGAAACACGATCTATCGTCGATCGTTGCAAAACCGATGCCACAGTCACGACGATCGTGTACTAAACGAGTTCTCATTTCGCCAGTGCTTCTTCGCGAATAAAAGGGGTCTTGCAAATGCAACACGACATAAATTAGCCGGTAATACATCTTGGAAGCAAGCTAGAGCGCATTGACCACCGTGATAATACGATAAACATCGCGTGTCGTGTTCCAAATCACGAAAACAGCGCTGCGTAAACTCCTATACCATGTAAATCCGGTTTAACAGCGCGTCTCAACTGTATTTGCATCTGCGTAGGCGCCGTAGCACTTTGATTAATGTACGCCGGCGTCAAATCAATTAACGTTCACGTAAACTCGCGCACGACAGGCCTGTTCACCTTCGCGCACAAACGAGCGAATGTGACATCATCAGATCGAGCTCGAGTGCTCATCCCTAATCATTATAGCACGACGTAGCGGCCTCTTCAAGCGTGAAATAACTTTTCTACAAGATATCGGTCTATCAGACCGCGCTCTTTTCCGTCCACGAATACACGGAAACTGTCATTACGGTAAAATCGGTATCGAATCAAGGGGCCGTGTTTTCCGCAGGAAATGAAAGCCATTTTATCCGACATAGTCATCACGTTTGTGATAAAgtaatcttaaaattttcaaatccTTTGTCTTTGATGCTATTAACTTCGTCATTTCGCGAAAAAGGAAGAGATTGTAATTCACTTTGCTTTTCAGACGACAACAGTCGCGACCGAAACCAACGGAACGACTGGGCACACTTTGACGGGAATCCCACAGATCGATTACATATGGGATCCGAATCTGCCGCGCGAGTTAAACGGCTATAATCTCAGTGATTATCCATTCTATAATAGTATACCCGAGGATATCGATTTCAAATGCGACGGCCTGCACGACGGATTCTACGCCAGCGTGCCGCACAAGTGCCaggtaattaaaatttaattacacttACATTATAGAAATACTATCTAATCGAGAAAATAAGTGGTATCTttggaaaggaagaaaaaagtaacGCGAATTTCTACGCCGAACGATGGCCGTTATATCGAGCGATTgaaatctatttattaaaacattgatGCTGCTGCGTTTGCAATTTGAACAGGCGATAAACTAGAATTatcttttcaataaaaaagacCGATTCTAACGCGGTAAGAAGAAAATCAAGAGAGTTGTCGCCTGAATGAATTctaaagaaagatttttctcAATACGGCGATGTTTATTACTGCCGTAATAAACAGGTGTCAATGATCCGAGAGCGTTGCCTTCTAATTTCTAATGTTGGCGGAAGATAGTGATCATTATTCGACTCCAGCGATCGGTCGACGGTCGAAGGCCTGATTGATAAGTTGACATCTGCGCAGGCAACCACGAATGAAAGCGAGTTCTCGGGCAAGACAcgaatgcaaaaaaaatgcgTATCGATTGAGCACACTTTTACCAATCATCGCATCGTTGAGAGCGATCGTTTCACCGCGCGCGAATCCCGAGTTTGACCACATAAAAACGAACGATTGAGAAATCATCGTTGCAGATTCATTCGCGTCGTTTgaatgaaacaaaattatacagtCCTGATGTAATTACTATAAGTGGTAAGCAGTAATTATTGCGATTGGGTGTGTGTACCAAGGACAAAgcgtgatatttattatacaaaatcgAAAGGTCGTGGGCGCTGCAATTTAAATCATCGCGATGCCAATTTCTGATACGTTCGCGCTTACATGACAAAAATACTCGGCAAAGATAGACCTTGATGATAGTCATGTAATTGGCAATTGCAtgattaatcaaaattttgcgATAAACATAACATCATGTACATAAATCTGCCAAATGATATCATCGCGACGGATATAGATTGTATGTTGATGGAATAATCGAAGTTGAAGTGTTCTCAAGGAACGTCAAACAATTGATTGGTCATCGTGAATCTTTCACTATCGTCAATTGCAAAAGCagcaagataaaaaaaatcgatatcgaAAGTGAAAAACCTTTTACCGGCCGCAATAACAAGGTCACTGTGGAAAGAAGCTCAGGAAGAGGACTTTCGTGGTCCGCTACGCTTCCCGTCCCTGACCGTTCCGCGATTCACGTGCACTCCTAGAATTGTGAAAGCGATTGCAAAGTAGCCTCTTTCCGACCGGACTCGGCTCGTTTTCTTATCGATCATTTTCGCGAGACTGTAGAGAACGAATGGAGCATTGTCATGCAAATGTTAACGAGCAGAGTACGTCGGCCGGGACGTGCTCTACGCGGCGCGTCGTAGAAAAAAAGGGAGGATGTCGAGAAGACCGGTCATCCTGTGAGCTTTGCGAAAGATTTGTCGCGGAAGAGAAATTaggaaataaacaattaattcgCCACTGGGGTTTCCTGCCAGGAAATCACTTGCGATCGCTTGGATTATTTTCTAATCTTTCCAGCTTCGCGGTCGAAATTTACAATTGTAATGATCCTGCTGATTAATGCGCGCACTTCCGAACGTGATCGATGTAGCGCCGCAACGTTTATCAAGACGACAACATTCTTAACTCGCGATACTAAGGAGATCTAAAAGATTTTATGAAAACGCTCGTCGGAGCGTTCTGAAAGATATGCGTTCTGAATAATTCTAACACTAGTTGTCATGCAAATAACCGCGATTTATTCTCCGGCATTCGGCATAAAGAAAATCTCGACCGACCGAACATTTTGCCGACTTTCCACCGTAAATTCTTCACAAAGCGTACAGTAGTCTTATATGTGattcattaaaagaaattcCGATAATTTTGTTGACTAATTGATTAAATCAGTTCAATGTTTCATTGTAAAAAACTAGGAGATCAATTGTGAAAAACAagaatagatttttagtaAAGTTGCAACGATTGTAACTGTACTGAAATTATCCTGCGCTGCATATGCGTGTGAGGCTCCTTAGACGCACGATTAGACATTCGATGATCGTCTGACATTTACATGTTACGAGTTGAGTAAGATTCATGATCTATTATTGGCAGGGATCGGACCTTCTCTACTTTTTACGATCTAGGATCTCGGTGAAACGGTGCCGGACATTTATCGAAAGGATGTGCTCTGAATGATTCTAGATAATTCCCCTAGATAATTCTACGGCGTTTGCACGTTCCAGATAATACCACGGGGCCCTCACACAGACGCGAGTCTTTTTCATTCGTGACCGTACCGTAGAATGCACATTTATGCGACTCCGTGCAATTATTCGCACTCGCACACACGCGGCCGCCGTGTGAAAGTTACGTGGTGGCGTGCGGCAAGATCGCCCGCGTTCGTTTGCGGTGAAAAGTGTGCTGAAATCGTCATGTCGCTGACGTTTCGTTACCTCGTGAGGACAGCCGACGTAACGAATCGCGAGCGAGATTCGCGCGGCAGGCGATCAAAATGAAAACGATCGAGGGCGCCTTCAAAAATCTCGAAAGTCTGACGCGCGGCGCCGATTTGCCGCCCACTTTCACCCATCGATCGCAATTCGGTTTCGTAAACGCCCAACGTCGAAATCCATTCCGTATTCTTAATGGCCATCGTTATCGCAATTAACGGCGCGCAATTCTTATCGATACGGCAGACATGTCCGGCGATAATTCTAACGTCGCACGCGTGTTCTCCTCAAGGTCTACCATCACTGTCTCTTCGGCACTCGCTACGACTTCCTGTGCGCCAATTTCACGGCGTTCGACCAGAAGACCTTCATCTGCCACTTCGTCTCCGAGGTCGACTGCGCCAATTCCAAAAAGTATTGGCACAGGAACGATGCCCTTTACCAAGCTGCTACAACTACGACGACTACCACGACTACCACGACTACCGTGGCGCCGGTTACCGCGCCGACCAGTCGAGCGGCTGCACGCGATCGGATTCCACCCAGAAGGAGACCTCCAGCGAGAAGAAGACCCTACGATTACTATGAGGAAGATTATTATGACGACGAGTACGGTCGCCCACGTGACTTTGTCGGCCGAGACGATTACGAGTACGATGATCGGAAGTACAGACGAGATCGGGATCGTGAGTTCAGGGATCGGGACCGCGATCGTGACTTCCGGGACAGGGATTCGTCGGCGCGCGGTAGAGACGATAGGGATCGAGACGCCGGTAGGGACAGATACTCAGGGAGGGGAACTAGAAGAGACCCACCCAGGACGAGGGATCCGCTGGAGGACGATTCGAGACCTCGGGGAAGGAACCCGGATCAAGGTATCAGATCTACGTCGAGAGAAGTGGACGATTCAGATGTGTACGATAGACGCCCGGAGTCGAGAAACAGGGATACCGATGAACGAAGATATTCCGATAAGAGGTGAGAACACGTTGATCCTATCGAAAACCACTTCGACATATCTTATATACGCAACCACACTTTTAGATCTTGCATTGTTTGAACGGTACACACTTACGAAACCTGATATTACATTCTGTTCGCGTCAGATATAGAGATGATTACGACGATAAGGAACCTGCAGCACCTTCGGCGAGCGCGTCGTCTAACACGGAAGGCCTGGTGAAGCCGGCTGCACCAACAAGCTCGGTTTATTCGAGGCCAAGAGCGCCACCGAAGATTCGGCGACCGGTACCACTTTCGGAGCAAGATAAATACGCGTACAAAACCACCCCCGCGCAGCCAATAGGTAGAATTTACCTGAAAAGATTTTCGACATTGGAGAAGTTAGTAAAgcacttaataaaaaataattaaaatatgattaaagaGGAGCCACGACGGAGACCGGCAGATTTGGAGGATGATTATTACGAAGACGAGTTAGAAGATGTCAGACCAAGCAGGAGGCCGCTCAGAAGAAGACCCTCGTACAGGGACAGAGACAGGGAAAGAGATTTCTATGAAACTCGGGACCGGGATCGTCCCCTCAGGTAAGGTAACGTACACAACACCGATAAAGTTATACTCAACGAACTAAACTACTAAACAAAATCATAttcataaacaaaatttatttcaaaaaagagtAATTGTCATTGTGATTGAAGCAAAATCATGAATCactaattatatcttaaattcattctaataataacattaaaaaatatatcgttaacATACAATTATTGACATAacatatcttaatatattttatcatcaaaattttcacataaaattctaaaattcgTTTATAACGAATATAAAAACAAGGGTGTTGTGCGAATCAAGCTACAAAAGTTTAATGCAATCATTGAACTTCACACTAATCActgacaataattaatattacaattaatgataataacaattaatgttTTAGAACTCGTTATCATACATCGCCAGAAGAAGTAAGACCCAGGACGCATCAGGATCGCTCGAGGGATCGTTACCACGATCGAGACAGGGACCGAAATAGGGATCGGGCTCTCGATCGTGGAAAAGATCGCGGTTCCGAGAGATCCTCGGATCGCGATTCGCGAGGAAGATCGCAAGATTCCGACAGACAAGAGCGACCGTACTCGCCTCGGCTTCTCGATCGCGAGCGAGACAGCGAACGATCGCGATCCTCTTCGAGATCGAAGGATCTATCGGACACCACTGAAGTATCCAGAAGATCCAATTCGTACGATCGAACAACCGAGAAAACCACGACTACCACTACCACACCAACTACGACGACTTGTTTACCAGAACAACTTATTCGTAAACCTGAGGAGGACTCTAAAGAGACGGTGACCGATCGAACGGAAAAGCTATCTTATCCGGAACGACCAGCCAGACCTATTCAGACTCAAAGTGGCCGTGTGGTGGACGATACTCAGGTGGGCGATATTCAGGATTATCACAGAAACTTGCCCGAGAAATCTCAGAGAACGTCTCAGCAGGTAGATTACCAAGATAGAGACATGGAAGGTAGAAACGAGCAGAATCAACATCAGGTCGCGTACCCGGATGAGTACTCTTCCGAGTATTACGACGAGCCACTAGAGGAACCACCGTCTCCTCCTCCACCTCGAACCACCGTTCGAATCGTGAAGAGGCCTTTCCTACCGTCTCGAGGCGGTAATCCCAATCCGCGGGGATTATCACCGGTCGGCTCTAAAGCATCGCAATCGCCCAGAAGAGACGAAGAAACAACAACTGACCACCGAAGCACTTTAAGCGAAAACGAATACAGAGGTTACTACGTACAAGAGGAACAAGGTGACGGTAGAAGCGTTAATCATCAGGAGCCATCTCTGAGAACGGATGATAAGCAAACTTATGATGCTTACAAAATCGTTCAGAGCGATCTTCAGAAGAAACAACGGCAAGACGAGTACGATAGCGCGATATCCAGACCAGCTACGCTACGAAAACCGATAGAGAAGACCAACGAGGAGGAAGTCTCGAGAGGCCCGGAAGATCTGTCGAACTCCTCCAGAGGATACTCCACTCAGAATCAATCGTACGATTTGCGCAACCATCAAAACGAGAATCTAGCGCCTAAATGGATAGAGAATTACTCGAGCGAGAAGCACGCGAATGTCGGCAATGTGCCGACATCCTCGGGTTCCCCGATCCGCAGCAAGGTGAGACTTCCCTCCGCCGAGACCACGCCGAACATCTACAGCTCGACGTACAGGAACGAAGACATTCAGGATCTACCGTCCGGACCGGGCAGCTACAGAGCGAAGCAAAGGATCAACGAAGTGACGCATCGCCTTCAGGATATCCCCGAGAGCGAATACGACGTTACCCTAAATGACGCCCTGACGCCGACCTTGCTTCAGGAAGCCAATTTGCCGAGCGGATTCGTCCTGCCTCTTCACAGACAGTTGGGTAGAGATACCGTGCTACAGCCTTCCGAGAACAACTACAAGCTCACCAGGCCGATTAatcagcagcagcaacagcagcaacagcaacagcaacagcaacagcaacaacaacaacaacagctgctgcagcagcagcagcagcatcaACAACATCAACATCAAAAATCGTTCGTTCCGAGTCCTCAGTTCCTGCCAACGAGCACTAACAATAACGATCGGAGCCGAACGGTGTATTATAGGACGCCGGAGGCAATACAGGTCAGCGGAGCGCAATACAGACAGAGACCATGGCAAGATTACACGGCGTACTAACGAGATATACATCGTGATATACCAATTACGAGTGTTACGAGGAAGCGTTTGAAGTTTCACGAGGCGCACATCTTGCCTCACGAGCGCTAAACGACTAATTTATACTGCCACCGATCGATTTAGGAAAGGCACTTTCATGGAAGAGAAACGCTGAGTTCTTTTATGAAACTGTCTTTCCGCGAACGGACCCATCGCGTTCGACCCTTAGCCCTGTTGCAATCAGATGATCAGTGTCTTTCATTCCAAAGAACGCGCGACGCACTCGTCGCGCCGCTCTAAGGGTAAAAAATAATCTGCGGACGATTCAGTTATAGGTATTAATAGCTCGCGTGATTTCGGatcgatataaattattggaaatt is part of the Temnothorax longispinosus isolate EJ_2023e chromosome 12, Tlon_JGU_v1, whole genome shotgun sequence genome and encodes:
- the LOC139823380 gene encoding uncharacterized protein, whose protein sequence is MREKRWLLLLALYGILLAHAASAALKTRPKFKIATTSTSTTTTTTEEPHVEENDQVNSETTTVATETNGTTGHTLTGIPQIDYIWDPNLPRELNGYNLSDYPFYNSIPEDIDFKCDGLHDGFYASVPHKCQVYHHCLFGTRYDFLCANFTAFDQKTFICHFVSEVDCANSKKYWHRNDALYQAATTTTTTTTTTTTVAPVTAPTSRAAARDRIPPRRRPPARRRPYDYYEEDYYDDEYGRPRDFVGRDDYEYDDRKYRRDRDREFRDRDRDRDFRDRDSSARGRDDRDRDAGRDRYSGRGTRRDPPRTRDPLEDDSRPRGRNPDQGIRSTSREVDDSDVYDRRPESRNRDTDERRYSDKRYRDDYDDKEPAAPSASASSNTEGLVKPAAPTSSVYSRPRAPPKIRRPVPLSEQDKYAYKTTPAQPIEEPRRRPADLEDDYYEDELEDVRPSRRPLRRRPSYRDRDRERDFYETRDRDRPLRTRYHTSPEEVRPRTHQDRSRDRYHDRDRDRNRDRALDRGKDRGSERSSDRDSRGRSQDSDRQERPYSPRLLDRERDSERSRSSSRSKDLSDTTEVSRRSNSYDRTTEKTTTTTTTPTTTTCLPEQLIRKPEEDSKETVTDRTEKLSYPERPARPIQTQSGRVVDDTQVGDIQDYHRNLPEKSQRTSQQVDYQDRDMEGRNEQNQHQVAYPDEYSSEYYDEPLEEPPSPPPPRTTVRIVKRPFLPSRGGNPNPRGLSPVGSKASQSPRRDEETTTDHRSTLSENEYRGYYVQEEQGDGRSVNHQEPSLRTDDKQTYDAYKIVQSDLQKKQRQDEYDSAISRPATLRKPIEKTNEEEVSRGPEDLSNSSRGYSTQNQSYDLRNHQNENLAPKWIENYSSEKHANVGNVPTSSGSPIRSKVRLPSAETTPNIYSSTYRNEDIQDLPSGPGSYRAKQRINEVTHRLQDIPESEYDVTLNDALTPTLLQEANLPSGFVLPLHRQLGRDTVLQPSENNYKLTRPINQQQQQQQQQQQQQQQQQQQQLLQQQQQHQQHQHQKSFVPSPQFLPTSTNNNDRSRTVYYRTPEAIQVSGAQYRQRPWQDYTAY